A DNA window from Streptomyces canus contains the following coding sequences:
- the yczE gene encoding membrane protein YczE, with protein MRQATTTTGGPALSTQSRLGRRLIQLYAGLALYGASSALLVEAGLGLEPWGVLHQGLAELTGLSIGVVSIIVGAAVLLLWIPLRQRPGLGTVSNVFVVGIAMDATLAAVPDAHGLAVRIPLLLAAIVLNGVATGLYIAAHFGPGPRDGLMTGLHRRTGRSIRLMRTAVEVAVVVTGFALGGTIGIGTVLYAVSIGPLAQLFLRVFAVLPASDGSTVVATGQPRGAILRP; from the coding sequence ATGCGTCAGGCCACTACCACCACAGGGGGACCCGCCTTGTCCACGCAGAGCCGTCTCGGACGACGGTTGATCCAGCTGTACGCCGGACTCGCCCTCTACGGGGCCAGCTCGGCGCTGCTCGTCGAGGCGGGCCTGGGACTTGAGCCCTGGGGCGTGCTGCACCAGGGCCTCGCCGAGCTGACGGGCCTGTCCATCGGTGTCGTGTCGATCATCGTGGGCGCGGCGGTACTGCTCCTGTGGATCCCGCTGCGCCAGCGGCCGGGCCTCGGCACGGTCTCCAACGTCTTCGTGGTCGGCATCGCCATGGACGCCACCCTCGCCGCGGTCCCCGACGCGCATGGTCTCGCGGTACGGATCCCTCTCCTGCTGGCCGCCATCGTCCTGAACGGAGTGGCCACCGGCCTCTACATCGCCGCCCACTTCGGGCCGGGCCCCAGGGACGGTCTCATGACCGGGCTGCACCGGCGGACGGGACGCTCGATCCGGCTGATGCGGACCGCGGTCGAAGTGGCGGTCGTGGTCACGGGATTCGCCCTCGGCGGCACCATCGGCATCGGAACCGTCCTCTACGCGGTCTCCATCGGCCCCCTCGCCCAGCTCTTCCTGCGCGTGTTCGCCGTCCTTCCGGCATCCGACGGCAGCACGGTCGTTGCCACCGGGCAACCGCGGGGAGCAATACTGCGTCCGTGA
- a CDS encoding glycerophosphodiester phosphodiesterase encodes MTSRIRHPYLDHPGPIPFAHRGGAADGLENTAFQFQRAVEAGYRYLETDVHATADGKLVAFHDATLDRVTDGAGRIADLPWADVRHARVAGKEPVPLFEELLETFPKARWNVDIKAGPTLQPLLDLIESTDAWDRVCVGSFSEARVMRAQRLAGPRLATSYGTRGVLNLRLRSWGVPAALRRSAVAAQVPEAQSGIQVVDHRFVRAAHARGLQVHVWTINEPDRMHRLLDLGVDGIMTDHIDTLRKVMEERGVWV; translated from the coding sequence GTGACCTCGCGGATACGCCACCCCTACCTCGACCATCCCGGCCCCATCCCCTTCGCCCACCGGGGCGGAGCGGCGGACGGCCTGGAGAACACCGCGTTCCAGTTCCAGCGGGCGGTCGAGGCGGGCTACCGGTACCTGGAGACCGACGTCCACGCCACCGCGGACGGCAAGCTGGTCGCCTTCCACGACGCGACCCTGGACCGGGTGACCGACGGGGCGGGCCGGATAGCCGACCTGCCCTGGGCGGACGTACGGCACGCGCGTGTGGCGGGCAAGGAACCGGTACCGCTGTTCGAGGAGCTCCTGGAGACCTTTCCCAAGGCCCGCTGGAACGTCGACATCAAGGCCGGGCCCACCCTCCAGCCGCTCCTGGACCTCATCGAGAGCACCGACGCCTGGGACCGCGTCTGCGTCGGCTCGTTCTCCGAGGCCCGGGTGATGCGCGCCCAGCGGCTGGCCGGGCCGCGCCTGGCGACGTCGTACGGCACCCGGGGTGTGCTGAACCTGCGGCTGCGCTCGTGGGGAGTCCCGGCGGCACTGCGCCGCTCGGCCGTCGCCGCACAGGTGCCCGAGGCCCAGTCCGGCATCCAGGTGGTCGACCACCGCTTCGTGCGCGCCGCCCACGCGCGCGGGCTGCAGGTGCACGTGTGGACCATCAACGAACCCGATCGCATGCACCGGCTTCTGGACCTGGGCGTCGATGGCATCATGACCGATCACATCGACACACTGCGCAAGGTCATGGAGGAGCGGGGCGTCTGGGTCTGA
- a CDS encoding MFS transporter, with the protein MGMDTVRAGSADEAADRRREQRGWYFYDWACSVYSTSVLTVFLGPYLTSVAKNAADPDGYVHPLGVPVRAGSFFAYSVSLSVIVAVLVMPLVGAAADRSGRKKPLLAAAAYTGAAATTGMFFLGGDRYLLGGVLLVVANAAAAVGSMLYNSYLPQIAPPEERDAVSSKGWAFGYAAGALVLVANLVLYTAHDSFGLSESAAVRICLASAGLWWGAFALIPLRRLRDRRSLQEGPTEATAPGFRQLAATVRGMRRHPLTLAFLLAYLVYNDGIQTVISQASIYGSEELGLGQSTLIAAVLLVQVLAVAGALALGRIARVYGVKRTILGSLVAWAVVLGAGYFLPAGAPVWFFVLASGIGLVLGGSQALSRSLFSHLVPPGKEAEYFSAYEMSDRGMSWLGPLLFGITYQVTGSYRDAIISLVAFFVIGFALLARVPVRRAISDAGNPVPERI; encoded by the coding sequence GTGGGCATGGACACCGTGCGGGCGGGCTCGGCGGACGAGGCCGCCGACCGGCGGCGCGAGCAGCGCGGCTGGTACTTCTACGACTGGGCGTGCTCCGTCTACTCGACGAGCGTGCTCACCGTGTTCCTCGGCCCCTATCTGACGTCGGTCGCCAAGAACGCGGCGGACCCGGACGGCTACGTCCATCCACTGGGCGTCCCGGTGCGGGCCGGCTCCTTCTTCGCCTACTCGGTGTCCCTGTCGGTGATCGTGGCCGTGCTGGTGATGCCTCTGGTGGGGGCCGCCGCCGATCGCAGCGGCCGCAAGAAGCCCCTCCTGGCGGCCGCTGCCTACACCGGGGCCGCCGCGACGACCGGCATGTTCTTCCTCGGCGGCGACCGGTATCTCCTCGGCGGAGTCCTGCTGGTCGTCGCGAACGCCGCGGCGGCCGTCGGCAGCATGCTCTACAACTCCTACCTCCCGCAGATCGCCCCGCCCGAGGAACGCGACGCCGTCTCCTCCAAGGGCTGGGCCTTCGGCTACGCGGCGGGCGCCCTGGTCCTGGTCGCGAACCTCGTTCTCTACACGGCCCACGACTCCTTCGGCCTCTCCGAGAGTGCCGCGGTCCGCATCTGTCTGGCCTCGGCCGGGCTGTGGTGGGGCGCCTTCGCGTTGATTCCGCTACGACGGCTGCGGGATCGCCGCTCCCTCCAAGAAGGACCGACGGAAGCGACGGCACCCGGCTTCCGGCAGCTCGCGGCCACCGTCCGCGGCATGCGCCGCCACCCGCTCACCCTCGCCTTCCTGCTCGCCTACCTCGTCTACAACGACGGCATCCAGACCGTGATCTCCCAGGCGTCGATCTACGGCTCGGAAGAGCTGGGTCTCGGGCAGTCGACGCTCATCGCGGCCGTGCTCCTGGTCCAGGTGCTCGCGGTGGCGGGGGCGCTGGCGCTCGGCAGGATCGCCCGGGTGTACGGGGTCAAGCGCACGATCCTCGGATCCCTGGTCGCCTGGGCGGTGGTCCTGGGCGCGGGATACTTCCTGCCCGCCGGCGCACCTGTGTGGTTCTTCGTCCTGGCTTCCGGCATCGGACTCGTCCTCGGCGGCAGCCAGGCCCTGTCCCGCTCCCTGTTCTCGCATCTCGTCCCGCCCGGCAAGGAGGCCGAATACTTCTCGGCGTACGAGATGAGCGACCGCGGCATGAGCTGGCTGGGCCCGCTCCTGTTCGGGATCACGTACCAGGTAACCGGAAGTTATCGGGACGCGATCATCTCGCTGGTGGCCTTCTTCGTCATCGGATTCGCCCTGCTCGCACGGGTTCCGGTGCGGCGGGCGATCAGCGACGCGGGCAATCCCGTACCCGAAAGGATTTAG
- a CDS encoding RNA polymerase-binding protein RbpA, whose amino-acid sequence MSERALRGTRLVVTSYETDRGIDLAPRQAVEYACEKGHRFEMPFSVEAEIPPEWECKVCGAQALLVDGDGPEEKKAKPARTHWDMLMERRTREELEEVLEERLAVLRSGAMNIAVHPRDSRKSA is encoded by the coding sequence ATGAGTGAGCGAGCTCTTCGCGGCACGCGCCTCGTGGTGACCAGCTACGAGACGGACCGCGGCATCGACCTGGCCCCGCGCCAGGCCGTGGAGTACGCATGCGAGAAGGGACATCGCTTTGAGATGCCCTTCTCGGTCGAGGCGGAGATCCCGCCGGAGTGGGAGTGCAAGGTCTGCGGGGCCCAGGCACTCCTCGTGGACGGTGACGGCCCTGAAGAGAAGAAGGCCAAGCCCGCGCGTACGCATTGGGACATGCTGATGGAGCGACGCACCCGAGAGGAACTCGAAGAGGTCCTCGAGGAGCGTCTGGCGGTTCTGCGTTCCGGCGCGATGAACATCGCTGTTCATCCCCGGGACAGCCGCAAGTCGGCCTGA
- the fxsA gene encoding FxsA family membrane protein, whose protein sequence is MTTGAPTPTYPARPRRSRTRTFLPLGLAAWLVLEIWLLTVVAGATSGFAVFLLLVAGFVLGSVVIKRAGRRAFRNLNEALQQGGAPSSSNSSGNGLMMLGGLLLMIPGLISDAVGLLLLIPPVQKAIGRYAERTFDRKLRQAAPGTLGDAFQQARMQCPDGKVVQGEVIVRDEPGDDTPQESRPPLTR, encoded by the coding sequence ATGACGACAGGCGCTCCGACTCCCACGTACCCCGCCCGGCCCCGCCGCTCCCGTACGCGCACCTTCCTGCCGCTGGGCCTCGCCGCCTGGCTGGTGCTGGAGATCTGGCTGCTGACCGTGGTCGCGGGCGCGACGAGCGGATTCGCGGTGTTCTTGCTGCTGGTCGCGGGCTTCGTGCTCGGCTCGGTGGTCATCAAGCGGGCCGGCCGCCGCGCCTTCCGGAACCTGAACGAAGCGCTCCAGCAGGGCGGGGCCCCCTCGAGCTCCAACAGCAGTGGCAACGGCCTGATGATGCTGGGCGGCCTGCTCCTGATGATCCCCGGACTGATCTCCGACGCCGTGGGCCTGCTCCTGCTGATCCCGCCGGTCCAGAAGGCCATCGGCCGGTACGCCGAGCGCACCTTCGACCGCAAACTGCGCCAGGCCGCTCCGGGCACCCTGGGCGATGCCTTCCAGCAGGCCCGTATGCAGTGCCCCGACGGCAAGGTGGTCCAGGGCGAGGTCATCGTCCGGGACGAGCCGGGCGACGACACCCCGCAGGAGTCACGACCGCCGCTCACGCGCTGA
- a CDS encoding polyprenol monophosphomannose synthase — MNDGDGTLTGQERRFGPLGTALVIIPTFNEAENIKAIVGRVRKAVPEAHVLVADDNSPDGTGKLADELAVEDDHVQVLHRKGKEGLGAAYLAGFHWGLEHGYGVLVEMDADGSHQPEELPRLLTALKNADLVLGSRWVPGGRVVNWPKSREYISRGGSLYSRVALDLPLRDITGGYRAFRRETLEGLGLDDVASQGYCFQVDLARRAVKAGYHVVEVPITFVERELGDSKMSRDILVEALWRVTTWGVGERVGRLTARGKRAQP; from the coding sequence GTGAACGACGGCGACGGGACCCTCACGGGCCAGGAGAGGCGATTCGGCCCGCTCGGCACGGCGTTGGTGATCATTCCGACCTTCAACGAGGCGGAGAACATCAAGGCCATCGTCGGCCGGGTGCGCAAGGCCGTCCCGGAGGCCCACGTCCTCGTGGCCGACGACAACAGCCCCGACGGCACCGGCAAGCTCGCCGACGAACTGGCCGTCGAGGACGATCACGTCCAGGTGCTGCACCGCAAGGGCAAGGAGGGCCTCGGCGCGGCCTATCTCGCGGGCTTCCACTGGGGCCTGGAGCACGGCTACGGCGTCCTGGTCGAGATGGACGCCGACGGCTCCCACCAGCCCGAGGAACTGCCCCGCCTGCTGACCGCCCTCAAGAACGCCGACCTGGTCCTCGGCTCCCGCTGGGTGCCCGGCGGCCGGGTCGTGAACTGGCCCAAGTCCCGCGAGTACATCTCCCGCGGCGGCAGCCTCTATTCACGCGTGGCCCTCGACCTTCCGCTGCGTGACATCACCGGCGGCTACCGCGCCTTCCGCCGCGAGACCCTCGAAGGCCTCGGCCTCGACGACGTCGCCTCCCAGGGCTACTGCTTCCAGGTCGACCTCGCCCGCCGCGCGGTCAAGGCCGGTTACCACGTCGTCGAGGTGCCGATCACCTTCGTGGAGCGCGAACTCGGCGACTCCAAGATGAGTCGCGACATCCTCGTGGAGGCCCTGTGGCGGGTCACCACCTGGGGTGTGGGGGAGCGGGTCGGCAGGCTCACAGCGCGGGGAAAGCGCGCACAGCCGTAG
- a CDS encoding amidohydrolase has product MSQQQTVLLRRGEVHSPADPFATAMVVERGQVAWVGSEGAADAFADGVDEVVDLDGALVTPAFTDAHVHTTATGLALTGLDLSAAPDLPTALARVRDFAAARPDDHVLLGHGWDASRWPDNRPPARAELDEATGGRPLYLSRIDVHSAVATTALLDMASLGAVDGPLTADAHHAVRSKALASVSPAQRAEAQRAALAHAASLGIGTLHECAGPEISSEDDFTGLLRLAGQEPGPRVVGYWAEQDVDKARQLGALGAAGDLFVDGALGSHTACLHEPYADADHTGIAYLDAAAVADHVTACTEAGLQAGFHAIGDAAVGAVVEGVRAAAEKLGLARVRAARHRVEHVEMLTPEAVAAFAELGLTASVQPAFDALWGGEEGMYARRLGRERASRLNPFAALLRAGVPLAFGSDSPVTPLDPWGTLRAAAFHHTPGHRVSVRAAFTAHTRGGWRAIGRDDAGVLVPGAPADYAVWRTDELVVQAPDDRVARWSTDPRSGTPGLPDLTPGRDLPVCLRTVVGGRTVFVRPGE; this is encoded by the coding sequence ATGAGTCAACAGCAGACCGTCCTCCTCCGCCGAGGCGAAGTCCACAGCCCCGCCGACCCTTTCGCCACCGCGATGGTCGTCGAGCGTGGACAGGTGGCCTGGGTCGGTTCTGAAGGCGCCGCCGACGCCTTCGCGGACGGCGTCGACGAGGTGGTGGACCTGGACGGCGCTCTGGTCACCCCTGCGTTCACCGACGCACATGTGCACACAACCGCCACGGGCCTGGCCCTCACCGGCCTGGACCTGTCCGCCGCACCTGATCTGCCCACCGCCCTGGCCCGCGTACGAGACTTCGCCGCCGCCCGCCCCGACGACCACGTCCTCCTGGGCCACGGCTGGGACGCCTCCCGCTGGCCCGACAACCGTCCTCCCGCACGCGCGGAACTCGACGAGGCCACAGGCGGTCGCCCCCTCTATCTGAGCCGCATCGACGTCCACTCGGCGGTGGCGACGACGGCACTGCTCGACATGGCGTCCCTCGGAGCGGTGGACGGTCCTCTGACGGCCGACGCCCACCACGCGGTCCGCTCCAAGGCGCTCGCCTCCGTCTCCCCGGCCCAGCGCGCGGAAGCGCAGCGCGCCGCCCTCGCCCACGCCGCCTCCCTCGGCATCGGCACGCTTCACGAATGCGCAGGCCCCGAGATCTCCTCCGAGGACGACTTCACCGGGCTGCTGAGGCTCGCGGGCCAGGAGCCGGGCCCGAGGGTGGTGGGCTACTGGGCCGAGCAGGACGTCGACAAGGCACGGCAACTCGGTGCGCTCGGCGCCGCCGGAGACCTCTTCGTCGACGGCGCCCTCGGTTCCCACACGGCGTGCCTGCACGAGCCGTACGCCGACGCCGACCACACCGGGATCGCCTACCTGGACGCCGCCGCCGTGGCCGACCATGTCACCGCCTGCACCGAGGCGGGCCTGCAGGCCGGCTTCCACGCGATCGGCGACGCGGCGGTGGGCGCGGTGGTCGAGGGCGTCCGCGCCGCCGCGGAGAAGCTCGGCCTCGCCCGGGTCCGTGCCGCCCGGCACCGCGTCGAGCACGTCGAGATGCTCACCCCCGAGGCCGTCGCCGCCTTCGCCGAACTCGGTCTGACCGCCTCCGTCCAGCCCGCCTTCGACGCCCTGTGGGGCGGCGAGGAAGGCATGTACGCCCGGCGCCTGGGCCGGGAGCGGGCGAGCCGCCTGAACCCCTTCGCGGCCCTCCTGCGCGCCGGTGTCCCGCTCGCCTTCGGCTCCGACAGCCCCGTCACCCCCCTCGATCCGTGGGGCACGCTCCGCGCGGCCGCCTTCCACCACACCCCCGGGCACCGCGTCTCCGTACGCGCCGCCTTCACCGCGCACACCCGCGGCGGCTGGCGGGCGATCGGCCGGGACGACGCGGGAGTCCTGGTGCCCGGTGCCCCCGCGGACTACGCCGTGTGGCGCACCGACGAACTGGTCGTGCAGGCCCCCGACGACCGGGTCGCCCGCTGGTCCACCGACCCTCGCTCCGGCACCCCCGGTCTGCCCGACCTGACGCCGGGCCGTGACCTCCCCGTCTGCCTGCGGACCGTGGTCGGCGGACGGACGGTCTTCGTACGGCCGGGCGAGTGA
- a CDS encoding Lrp/AsnC family transcriptional regulator has protein sequence MEELDRQIVQLLVKDGRMSYTDLGKATGLSTSAVHQRVRRLEQRGVIRGYAAVVDPEAVGLPMTAFISVKPFDPSAPDDIADRLAGVPEIEACHSVAGDENYILKVRVATPHELEELLARLRSLAGVSTRTTVVLSTPYEARPPRI, from the coding sequence ATGGAGGAGCTGGACCGACAAATCGTGCAGCTGCTCGTCAAGGACGGGCGAATGAGTTACACGGACCTGGGCAAGGCCACGGGCCTGTCCACCTCGGCCGTGCACCAGCGGGTGCGACGGCTGGAGCAGCGTGGTGTCATCCGCGGGTACGCCGCGGTGGTCGACCCCGAGGCGGTGGGCCTGCCCATGACCGCCTTCATCTCGGTGAAACCGTTCGACCCCAGCGCCCCCGACGACATCGCGGACCGCCTGGCCGGCGTCCCCGAGATCGAGGCGTGCCACAGCGTGGCGGGCGACGAGAACTACATCCTGAAGGTTCGCGTGGCGACCCCGCACGAACTGGAGGAGCTGCTGGCGCGGCTCAGGAGCCTGGCGGGGGTCTCGACGCGTACGACGGTGGTCCTGTCGACCCCGTACGAGGCAAGGCCACCGCGCATCTGA
- a CDS encoding acyl-CoA dehydrogenase — translation MPDRAPQPVDRQLPTDEARDLISLVRDIAQHEIAPKAAEEEGAGHFPREVFTLLSRTGLLGLPYASEHGGADQPYEVYLQVLEELAAARLTVGLGVSVHTLASYALATYGTKEQQVEHLPAMLGGGLLGAYCLSEPSSGSDAASLRTRAVRDGDDWVITGTKAWITHGGVADFYTVMARTGEEGPRGITAFLVPADAEGVSAAAPEKKMGMKGSPTAQVHFDGVRVPDGRRIGDEGQGFAIALSALDSGRLGIAACAIGVAQAALDEAVGYATGRQQFGRPIADFQGLRFMLADMATQIEAGRALYLAAARLRDAGRPFAKQAAMAKLHCTDTAMKVTIDAVQVLGGYGYTTDFPAERYMREAKVLQIVEGTNQIQRMVIARHLAGPETR, via the coding sequence ATGCCCGACCGCGCCCCGCAGCCGGTGGACCGGCAACTGCCCACGGACGAGGCCCGGGATCTGATCTCGCTCGTCCGCGACATCGCGCAGCACGAGATCGCCCCGAAGGCGGCCGAGGAGGAAGGCGCCGGGCACTTCCCGCGCGAGGTCTTCACCCTGCTCTCCCGGACCGGCCTGCTCGGTCTGCCCTACGCCTCCGAACACGGCGGCGCGGACCAGCCGTACGAGGTCTACCTCCAGGTCCTCGAGGAACTCGCCGCCGCCCGCCTCACCGTCGGCCTCGGTGTCAGCGTGCACACCCTCGCCTCCTACGCGCTCGCCACCTACGGCACCAAGGAACAGCAGGTCGAGCACCTGCCCGCGATGCTCGGCGGCGGACTGCTCGGCGCCTACTGCCTCTCCGAGCCCTCGTCCGGTTCGGACGCGGCCTCGCTGCGCACCAGAGCGGTCCGGGACGGCGACGACTGGGTGATCACCGGCACCAAGGCCTGGATCACGCACGGCGGCGTCGCCGACTTCTACACCGTCATGGCGCGCACCGGCGAGGAGGGGCCACGCGGGATCACCGCGTTCCTGGTGCCCGCCGACGCGGAGGGCGTGAGCGCCGCGGCGCCGGAGAAGAAGATGGGCATGAAGGGCTCGCCCACCGCCCAGGTCCACTTCGACGGTGTGCGGGTCCCGGACGGCCGGCGCATCGGCGACGAGGGGCAGGGCTTCGCGATCGCCCTGTCCGCGCTCGACTCAGGGCGGCTCGGCATCGCGGCCTGTGCGATCGGAGTGGCGCAGGCGGCCCTCGACGAGGCGGTGGGCTATGCCACCGGGCGGCAGCAGTTCGGGCGGCCGATCGCCGACTTCCAGGGGCTGCGCTTCATGCTCGCCGACATGGCGACCCAGATCGAGGCGGGCCGGGCGCTGTACCTCGCGGCGGCGCGGCTGCGCGACGCAGGACGGCCCTTCGCCAAACAAGCGGCCATGGCCAAACTGCACTGCACCGACACCGCCATGAAGGTCACCATCGACGCCGTCCAGGTCCTCGGCGGCTATGGCTACACCACGGACTTCCCGGCCGAGCGGTACATGCGCGAGGCCAAGGTCCTGCAGATCGTCGAGGGCACCAACCAGATCCAGCGGATGGTCATCGCCCGTCACCTAGCGGGTCCGGAGACCCGCTGA
- a CDS encoding glycoside hydrolase family 18 protein — MHFPHRARFRALISAACCAVLGAGLLAGASSATAAAPQASPKAAGSKVVGYFTEWGTYDRKYFVKNIETSGSAAKLTHINYAFGNVTGGKCAMGDAYAATDRTYTAAESVDGVADTWDQPLRGNFNQLRELKKKHPGLKVLWSFGGWTWSSGFGEAARNPAAFAQSCYDLVENSKWADVFDGIDIDWEYPNACGNTCDTSGREAFKNLMAALRSKFGSGSLVTAAITADATAGGKIDAANYAGAAQYVDWYNPMTYDYFGAWDASGPTAPHSPLNSYSGIPRAGYHTSATIAKLKGLGIPASKLLLGIGFYGRGWTGVTQAAPGGSATGPAAGTYEQGIDDYKVLKSKCPATGTVGGTAYAKCGNDWWSYDTPATIATKMTYKNQQGLGGTFFWELSGDTSGGELIRAIN; from the coding sequence ATGCACTTTCCCCACCGCGCCCGTTTCCGGGCGCTGATCTCCGCCGCGTGTTGCGCGGTCCTCGGCGCGGGCCTGCTGGCGGGCGCGAGCAGCGCCACCGCCGCCGCGCCTCAGGCAAGCCCGAAGGCCGCCGGCTCCAAGGTCGTCGGCTACTTCACCGAATGGGGCACCTACGACCGCAAGTACTTCGTCAAGAACATCGAGACCTCCGGCTCGGCGGCGAAGCTGACCCACATCAACTACGCCTTCGGCAACGTCACCGGCGGCAAGTGCGCGATGGGCGACGCCTACGCGGCGACCGACCGGACGTACACCGCGGCCGAGTCCGTGGACGGCGTGGCCGACACCTGGGACCAGCCGCTGCGGGGCAACTTCAACCAGCTGCGCGAGCTGAAGAAGAAGCACCCCGGCCTCAAGGTCCTCTGGTCGTTCGGCGGTTGGACCTGGTCGAGCGGCTTCGGCGAGGCCGCCCGCAACCCGGCCGCGTTCGCGCAGTCCTGCTACGACCTGGTCGAGAACTCCAAGTGGGCGGACGTCTTCGACGGCATCGACATCGACTGGGAGTACCCGAACGCCTGCGGCAACACCTGTGACACCAGCGGCAGGGAGGCGTTCAAGAACCTGATGGCGGCGCTGCGTTCGAAGTTCGGGAGCGGATCGCTGGTCACCGCCGCGATCACCGCGGACGCCACGGCCGGCGGCAAGATCGACGCGGCGAACTACGCGGGCGCGGCACAGTACGTCGACTGGTACAACCCGATGACGTACGACTACTTCGGCGCCTGGGACGCGTCCGGCCCGACGGCCCCGCACTCCCCGCTGAACTCCTACTCCGGCATCCCGAGGGCGGGTTACCACACCTCGGCCACCATCGCCAAGCTCAAGGGGCTCGGCATCCCGGCGTCGAAGCTGCTGCTCGGCATCGGCTTCTACGGCCGCGGGTGGACCGGCGTGACCCAGGCGGCGCCCGGCGGCAGCGCGACGGGCCCGGCGGCAGGCACCTACGAACAGGGCATCGACGACTACAAGGTGCTGAAGTCCAAGTGCCCGGCGACGGGAACGGTGGGCGGCACGGCGTACGCCAAGTGCGGGAACGACTGGTGGAGTTACGACACCCCCGCGACCATCGCGACGAAGATGACGTACAAGAACCAGCAGGGCCTGGGCGGCACGTTCTTCTGGGAGCTGAGCGGCGACACCTCGGGCGGAGAGCTGATCAGGGCGATCAACTAG
- a CDS encoding TetR/AcrR family transcriptional regulator translates to MNISDQREARPRVRGTERSVARRAELIAIGRKLFADTSYDALSMDDIARQAHVAKGLIYYYFQSKRGYYLAIIQDSVADLVTYAASGLEMEQVDRVHRTLDSYLRYAEHNQAAYRTVVSGGVGFDSEVHAIRDGVRDAIVATIAEGAYGRTDISPLARMGLLAWVCSVEGATLDWIDGPPQLSRDTMRELLVKTLGASMRAIEEMDPTHPAPAPARRDG, encoded by the coding sequence GTGAATATCAGTGATCAGCGTGAAGCCCGGCCGCGGGTGCGCGGCACCGAGCGCTCGGTCGCTCGTCGCGCCGAACTCATCGCCATCGGGCGCAAGTTGTTCGCGGACACGTCCTACGACGCGCTCTCCATGGATGACATCGCCCGCCAGGCGCATGTCGCCAAGGGGCTGATCTACTACTACTTCCAGTCCAAGCGGGGCTACTACCTGGCGATCATCCAGGACTCCGTCGCCGACCTGGTCACCTACGCGGCGAGCGGCCTCGAAATGGAGCAGGTGGACCGCGTCCACCGCACTCTGGACAGCTATCTGCGCTACGCCGAGCACAACCAGGCGGCCTACCGCACCGTCGTCAGCGGCGGTGTCGGTTTCGACTCCGAGGTGCACGCCATCCGGGACGGGGTGCGCGACGCGATCGTCGCGACGATCGCCGAAGGGGCGTACGGCCGTACCGACATCTCTCCGCTGGCCCGCATGGGCCTGCTCGCCTGGGTGTGCAGCGTCGAGGGCGCCACCCTCGACTGGATCGACGGGCCGCCCCAGCTCTCCCGCGACACCATGCGCGAACTCCTGGTGAAGACGCTCGGAGCCTCGATGCGCGCCATCGAGGAGATGGATCCGACCCATCCGGCTCCGGCACCGGCCCGCCGGGACGGCTGA
- a CDS encoding SCO1431 family membrane protein, translating to MTAHSATAARARTGGPQDDGPKILEHVAGWTLVAVIAMLVTQLGLL from the coding sequence ATGACCGCACACTCAGCCACAGCCGCCCGCGCCCGTACCGGCGGCCCCCAGGACGACGGTCCGAAGATCCTCGAACATGTCGCGGGCTGGACCCTCGTCGCCGTGATCGCGATGCTGGTCACGCAGCTCGGTCTGCTGTGA